One Syntrophobacterales bacterium genomic window carries:
- the amrB gene encoding AmmeMemoRadiSam system protein B, whose amino-acid sequence MEKPKLRWIDASPFDHEGTEMILLKDTEDIADHSLIVSKHAAFLLSLMDGTRTVEELKDEYQRTLGQIIEIEQVLGLVEAMDLNLFLMNDRFVSHFLRLKDEYEKAGVRESCLAGKGYPGERDELLAFLDRMLSTGEVPEPEGEVTGILAPHIDYGRGGYVYRRVYRYLKGAEKPLIVLLGTCHAFTQDMWNISEKDFATPIGIMPNSPELCGMIKARRELSKCVKEWPHRREHSIELQLPIIQFMTAGHKIEILPILTGSMHEQITGSKSLEDEEITIPLSSLKEVLKAYGKPYLVVAGADLAHMGAQFGDPFILDRKILSQSRKKDEAILEHVKNVNAYGFFNEVRMEEDRRRICGLTAIYFQLSLLEGSRSEIVGYDQWYDGRSSVSFAGGVFYAAD is encoded by the coding sequence ATGGAAAAGCCCAAACTGCGATGGATTGATGCATCCCCCTTTGACCACGAGGGGACCGAAATGATACTTCTCAAGGATACGGAAGACATCGCAGACCACTCCCTTATTGTATCGAAGCACGCGGCGTTTCTTCTCTCTTTGATGGATGGGACAAGAACTGTGGAAGAGCTTAAGGACGAGTACCAGCGTACCCTTGGGCAGATCATTGAAATAGAACAGGTCCTGGGTCTTGTGGAGGCCATGGATTTGAACCTCTTTCTTATGAATGACAGATTTGTCAGTCATTTTCTGAGGCTTAAGGACGAGTATGAGAAGGCGGGGGTAAGAGAATCTTGCCTGGCTGGTAAAGGTTACCCGGGAGAGAGAGATGAACTCCTCGCATTTCTTGATAGAATGCTCTCCACGGGAGAAGTTCCCGAACCTGAAGGGGAGGTTACTGGTATACTCGCTCCTCATATTGATTACGGGAGGGGAGGGTATGTGTACAGGAGGGTGTACAGGTACCTGAAAGGTGCGGAGAAGCCCCTCATTGTGCTCCTTGGTACGTGTCATGCGTTCACTCAAGATATGTGGAACATCTCAGAAAAGGACTTTGCAACCCCCATCGGTATCATGCCGAATTCGCCGGAACTTTGCGGTATGATAAAGGCGCGCAGAGAGTTGAGTAAGTGCGTGAAGGAATGGCCTCACAGAAGAGAGCATTCCATAGAGCTCCAGCTGCCCATTATACAATTCATGACGGCCGGGCATAAGATTGAGATCCTACCTATCCTCACAGGATCAATGCACGAGCAGATAACCGGCAGCAAAAGCCTTGAAGACGAAGAGATCACGATCCCGCTTTCAAGCCTCAAAGAGGTCCTCAAAGCATACGGAAAGCCCTATCTTGTCGTGGCTGGAGCGGACCTTGCCCACATGGGAGCTCAATTCGGCGACCCTTTTATCCTTGACCGGAAGATACTTTCGCAATCAAGAAAAAAGGATGAAGCTATCTTGGAGCACGTGAAGAATGTGAATGCGTACGGATTTTTCAATGAGGTCAGGATGGAAGAAGACCGGAGAAGAATATGTGGACTCACGGCCATATATTTCCAGTTAAGTCTCCTTGAAGGTAGCCGCTCTGAGATAGTTGGATATGACCAATGGTACGATGGACGGTCATCGGTAAGTTTCGCAGGCGGTGTTTTCTACGCAGCAGACTGA